From the genome of Colwellia psychrerythraea 34H, one region includes:
- the dsbB gene encoding disulfide bond formation protein DsbB, whose protein sequence is MNYLSNITTSQRPWLLLALAALGLELSALYFQYVLGLAPCIMCVYQRLAILAIFSAGAIGAIGHQNIVARILAYVLWGVGAIWGLIIALEHVEMQKNSGSLFFSCEFIPNFPTWAPLHEWIPFLFEATGDCGEISWRFFNYSMPQWMVVVYALFSIVFSIVLINRLVCAKKP, encoded by the coding sequence GTGAATTACTTAAGTAATATAACCACTAGTCAAAGGCCATGGTTACTACTGGCACTCGCCGCCTTAGGCTTAGAGCTTTCAGCTTTATATTTCCAATACGTGCTAGGTTTAGCGCCTTGTATCATGTGTGTGTATCAACGGCTTGCTATTTTGGCTATATTTTCCGCTGGTGCTATTGGTGCTATCGGACATCAGAATATCGTTGCCCGAATATTAGCTTATGTTTTGTGGGGAGTTGGCGCAATTTGGGGACTAATTATTGCGTTAGAACATGTTGAAATGCAGAAAAATAGCGGCTCACTCTTCTTTAGTTGTGAATTCATACCTAACTTTCCTACTTGGGCTCCTTTGCATGAGTGGATACCATTCTTATTTGAGGCGACGGGAGATTGTGGTGAAATAAGTTGGCGTTTCTTCAATTACAGCATGCCACAGTGGATGGTCGTTGTTTATGCTTTATTTTCAATAGTATTTAGCATTGTACTCATAAATCGCCTAGTTTGTGCGAAGAAACCATAA
- the rnm gene encoding RNase RNM produces the protein MALLSTTDFPHLIVKTEGFAHKRIDLHSHTNCSDGGLSPQTLIDRAANFQIDVLAITDHDTVAGLDIAQKHIEDKNIPLKLIDGIEISTAWQGFEIHIVGLNIDKKNSELKSLIEQQQEAREQRAISMGEKLTKCGFPTIYTDAKAMAGEGSITRAHFAKVLHQQGHVSTMQQAFDKYIGKKGSKGQRAYVKPNWCSIEEAIVAIHQAGGSAVMAHPIRYDLSAKWLRRLIVHFSEVSGDGLEVVLPQMSPDQRRKMLAYCQEYNLYASMGSDFHYPNKWSDLGRNLTMPVGAKPIWAQWQ, from the coding sequence ATGGCGTTGCTGTCAACCACTGATTTCCCGCATCTGATAGTAAAAACCGAGGGTTTTGCCCACAAACGCATCGACCTACACAGCCACACGAATTGCTCTGATGGCGGCTTGTCGCCACAAACCTTGATAGATAGGGCGGCTAACTTTCAAATTGATGTTTTAGCTATCACAGATCATGATACTGTCGCTGGGCTTGATATAGCGCAAAAGCATATTGAAGACAAAAATATTCCACTTAAATTGATTGATGGCATTGAAATATCTACTGCATGGCAAGGGTTTGAGATTCATATTGTTGGTTTAAATATTGATAAGAAAAATTCAGAATTAAAATCACTTATAGAGCAGCAGCAAGAAGCGAGAGAACAGCGCGCTATTTCAATGGGTGAGAAACTAACGAAGTGTGGTTTCCCAACTATTTATACCGATGCTAAAGCGATGGCTGGTGAAGGCTCTATTACACGGGCTCACTTTGCTAAAGTACTGCATCAACAAGGGCATGTTAGTACTATGCAACAGGCCTTTGATAAATATATTGGTAAGAAAGGTTCAAAAGGGCAACGCGCTTATGTAAAACCTAACTGGTGTAGTATTGAAGAAGCTATTGTGGCTATACATCAAGCTGGCGGAAGCGCAGTGATGGCTCACCCAATTAGATATGATCTTTCGGCTAAATGGTTACGGCGTTTGATTGTTCACTTTAGCGAAGTTTCAGGTGATGGTTTAGAAGTGGTATTACCACAAATGAGCCCGGATCAAAGACGAAAGATGTTGGCTTATTGTCAAGAATACAATTTATATGCTTCGATGGGATCAGATTTTCACTACCCAAATAAATGGAGTGACTTAGGTCGTAACCTGACTATGCCTGTTGGTGCAAAACCTATTTGGGCTCAATGGCAATAA
- the rluB gene encoding 23S rRNA pseudouridine(2605) synthase RluB, which yields MTVDKKKQARKDEALDKKYGTRGTEKKGTAKKGMTKQDVAKKGAAKKGQHKKEPEKAVKVEFQKATHSDSEKVQKVLARAGKGSRREMETMISEGRVSIDGKVAFLGDRITGTEQIRLDGHHVKLTAQDEDICRVLVYNKPEGEMCTRKDPEGRPTVFDRLPPLDAGRWVAVGRLDINTSGMLLFTTDGELANRLMHPSQKVEREYAVRVFGEINEAMLQTLRAGVKLEDGMARFQKITYRGGEGRNHWFHVVLSEGRNREVRRLWESQDVQVSRLIRVRYGDMEMQRQLPMGGWRELALKEVNYYRQLVNLTPEAESKVKVDEKAMDNAKSRRIRRSVKKHQQRHQQSTRRRHK from the coding sequence ATGACGGTTGACAAGAAAAAACAAGCGAGAAAAGACGAAGCCTTAGATAAAAAATATGGCACGCGTGGTACTGAGAAAAAAGGCACTGCTAAAAAAGGCATGACCAAGCAAGATGTCGCAAAGAAGGGCGCAGCTAAAAAAGGTCAGCATAAAAAAGAGCCTGAAAAGGCAGTGAAGGTTGAGTTTCAAAAAGCAACGCATTCAGACTCAGAGAAAGTACAAAAAGTATTAGCTCGTGCTGGTAAAGGCTCTCGCCGTGAAATGGAAACCATGATAAGTGAAGGTCGTGTCAGTATTGACGGTAAAGTCGCTTTTCTAGGTGATCGAATCACAGGTACCGAACAAATTCGCCTTGATGGACATCACGTTAAACTTACTGCCCAAGATGAAGATATCTGTCGCGTACTTGTGTATAACAAGCCAGAAGGTGAAATGTGTACACGTAAAGATCCTGAAGGAAGACCAACCGTTTTTGATCGTCTTCCTCCTCTTGACGCGGGTCGTTGGGTTGCTGTCGGTCGTTTGGATATTAATACTTCCGGTATGTTGTTGTTTACCACTGATGGTGAATTAGCTAACCGATTAATGCATCCGTCACAGAAAGTAGAGCGTGAATATGCAGTACGTGTCTTTGGTGAAATCAACGAAGCTATGTTACAAACGTTACGTGCAGGTGTTAAATTAGAAGATGGTATGGCACGTTTTCAAAAAATTACTTACCGTGGCGGAGAAGGTCGAAACCATTGGTTCCATGTTGTCTTATCTGAAGGACGTAACCGAGAAGTTCGTCGTTTATGGGAAAGCCAAGATGTACAAGTAAGCCGTCTTATTCGAGTGCGTTACGGTGATATGGAAATGCAGCGACAATTACCTATGGGTGGTTGGCGTGAATTGGCGTTAAAAGAAGTGAACTATTATCGTCAATTAGTTAACTTAACACCTGAAGCAGAAAGTAAAGTTAAAGTTGATGAGAAGGCGATGGACAATGCTAAAAGTCGTCGAATTCGTCGTTCAGTTAAAAAGCATCAGCAACGTCATCAGCAAAGTACTCGTCGCCGCCATAAGTAG
- a CDS encoding DMT family transporter yields the protein MKAEQQSLLYLHIAVFLFGGTALFSKLIGLPALDITVYRTGIAALALFILLTLQKKQISLSSMKDYGIAILLGCVVGLHWVTYFTGMQMAGVTVGMIAFFTYPVITVFIEPFFNRTVPKMKDMITAFVVIIGIVLLIPEISFGNQITLGIVTGIISAVFFALRNILHKNYFSHYSGPHTMLYQTLVACLMLCLFVEVPPMQVTESDWLLLLLVGVVFTATPHALFASSLRSLSATTAGLISCLQPLYGSILAIILLHERPDILTIIGGLLVVSAAIFETWSVSRGRR from the coding sequence ATAAAAGCTGAACAGCAAAGCTTGCTTTACTTACATATCGCAGTTTTCCTTTTCGGCGGCACTGCGCTATTTTCTAAACTCATTGGTTTACCTGCCCTGGATATAACCGTTTATCGAACGGGTATTGCTGCCTTAGCATTGTTTATTTTGCTAACGTTGCAAAAAAAACAAATATCCTTATCAAGTATGAAAGATTACGGTATCGCCATTTTATTAGGCTGTGTGGTAGGCTTACATTGGGTCACTTATTTTACCGGCATGCAAATGGCAGGGGTTACTGTCGGCATGATAGCTTTTTTTACTTACCCGGTAATAACCGTCTTTATTGAGCCTTTTTTTAATAGAACAGTCCCTAAAATGAAAGATATGATCACAGCTTTTGTGGTTATTATTGGCATTGTGCTGTTAATTCCTGAAATTAGTTTTGGTAATCAAATTACTTTAGGCATTGTAACCGGAATTATTTCTGCGGTATTTTTTGCATTACGAAATATTCTGCATAAAAATTATTTTTCTCATTATTCTGGGCCACATACCATGCTATATCAAACCTTGGTAGCCTGTTTGATGCTGTGCCTTTTTGTAGAGGTGCCACCAATGCAAGTAACAGAAAGCGATTGGTTATTGCTTTTATTAGTCGGAGTTGTTTTTACTGCCACTCCGCACGCCTTATTTGCCTCAAGTTTACGTTCTTTATCAGCCACAACAGCTGGGCTCATTTCTTGTTTACAGCCTTTGTACGGTAGTATATTAGCCATCATTCTATTACATGAACGTCCTGATATCTTAACTATAATCGGGGGGCTATTGGTCGTTAGTGCTGCTATTTTTGAAACATGGTCAGTGAGTAGAGGAAGACGTTAG
- a CDS encoding YcgL domain-containing protein: MLCAIYKSARKAQTYLFVNKRDDFSSVPEGLMKTFGTPNLVTLINLATKDKLAMADLEKVKKNLIEKGFYLQLPPPQEDLLKEHKAAMAAEKEQGEL; the protein is encoded by the coding sequence ATGCTATGTGCAATTTATAAAAGTGCTAGAAAAGCCCAAACTTATCTTTTTGTTAATAAACGTGATGACTTTTCGTCAGTGCCTGAAGGTTTGATGAAAACGTTTGGTACACCAAATTTAGTCACATTAATTAATTTAGCTACCAAAGATAAATTAGCAATGGCTGACTTAGAAAAAGTGAAAAAAAACTTAATAGAAAAAGGGTTCTATTTACAGTTACCACCACCACAAGAAGACTTATTGAAAGAACATAAAGCGGCTATGGCAGCTGAAAAAGAGCAAGGAGAGCTTTAA
- a CDS encoding L-threonylcarbamoyladenylate synthase, with amino-acid sequence MSQFFYVHPDNPQGRLMKQAADIIKQGGVIVYPTDSGYALGCHLGDKKALERICRIRDIDKDHNFTLVCQDLSQISEYTRVDNTAYRLLKSNTPGAYTFIFKGSKEVPKRLLNPKKKTIGIRVPDNTIAQALLTELAEPIMSTSLIMPGQEMAEYDPEQIRDLLEHQVDLIVNGGYLGEHPTTVIDFSNDSIEIIRVGEGDPTPFQ; translated from the coding sequence ATGAGTCAGTTTTTTTATGTACACCCTGATAATCCGCAAGGTCGTTTAATGAAGCAAGCGGCAGATATTATTAAGCAAGGCGGGGTCATTGTTTACCCTACAGATTCAGGCTACGCATTAGGTTGTCACTTAGGTGATAAAAAAGCATTAGAGCGTATCTGTCGCATTAGAGACATAGATAAAGATCATAACTTTACCTTAGTTTGCCAAGATCTATCACAAATATCAGAATATACACGGGTAGATAACACAGCTTATCGATTACTAAAAAGTAATACTCCGGGCGCTTACACCTTTATCTTTAAAGGTAGTAAAGAAGTCCCTAAGCGACTGTTAAACCCTAAAAAGAAAACAATAGGCATAAGAGTGCCTGATAATACTATTGCACAAGCCTTGTTGACTGAACTTGCAGAGCCTATAATGTCTACCAGTTTAATTATGCCTGGCCAAGAAATGGCTGAGTATGATCCTGAACAAATTCGAGATTTGTTAGAACATCAAGTTGACCTTATCGTCAATGGTGGTTATTTAGGGGAGCACCCTACCACTGTGATTGATTTTTCTAATGACAGTATTGAGATAATACGCGTGGGAGAGGGTGATCCTACTCCATTTCAATAA
- the rnd gene encoding ribonuclease D: MHYQLIEDQKSLNNLCEQLVKAKVLAIDTEFVRTRTLYAKLGLLQVCDGEQLALIDPLAIDDLAPFWALLTNENITKVLHACSEDLEVFLTAGNCKPVNLIDSQIMMSFLGHGLSLGYAAMVKHFTDIELDKSESRTDWTKRPLTEKQLDYASADVDHLFDIYPKLLAEITQAGFLAYAQIETQSMIDKKFTPIIESEMYLNIKMNWRLNPKQLNLLKYLASWRFQQAKKRDLPLGFVAKDHTLMALAQSNPESVNAMLTLEGVETLDIRHKGKAMLAVLSQAEQAEVSSYPDKIDRLDEYPGYKQIFKKLKTFLITASEQQGLAIENVASKKQINQFLTWQFDLNDARNSSAKVDLITGWRYELFGQTLLDFAQQGFE, from the coding sequence ATGCATTATCAATTGATTGAAGATCAGAAAAGCTTAAATAATTTATGCGAGCAACTAGTTAAAGCTAAAGTGTTAGCCATAGATACTGAGTTTGTTCGTACACGTACTCTGTATGCTAAATTAGGATTACTTCAGGTATGCGATGGAGAGCAATTAGCACTTATTGATCCTCTTGCAATTGATGATTTAGCACCTTTTTGGGCGTTACTTACCAACGAAAATATCACTAAAGTGCTGCATGCTTGTTCAGAGGATTTAGAAGTTTTCTTAACTGCTGGAAATTGTAAACCGGTGAATTTAATTGATAGTCAGATCATGATGTCATTTTTAGGTCATGGTTTATCTTTAGGTTATGCCGCTATGGTAAAGCACTTTACTGATATCGAATTAGATAAATCGGAATCACGTACTGATTGGACAAAAAGGCCATTAACAGAAAAACAATTGGACTACGCCAGTGCAGATGTTGATCATTTATTTGATATTTACCCTAAATTATTAGCTGAAATTACTCAAGCTGGTTTTTTAGCTTATGCTCAGATAGAAACACAGAGCATGATAGACAAAAAGTTTACGCCTATCATTGAAAGTGAAATGTACCTTAATATCAAGATGAACTGGCGATTAAATCCTAAGCAATTAAATTTATTAAAATACTTAGCAAGTTGGCGTTTTCAGCAAGCAAAAAAGCGTGATTTGCCTCTTGGTTTTGTTGCAAAAGATCATACCTTAATGGCCTTAGCACAAAGCAATCCAGAGAGTGTAAACGCCATGCTTACGCTTGAAGGAGTCGAAACACTTGATATTCGCCACAAAGGTAAAGCTATGTTGGCGGTTTTAAGCCAAGCAGAACAGGCGGAAGTAAGTAGTTATCCAGATAAAATTGATAGGTTAGATGAATATCCCGGCTACAAACAGATATTTAAAAAGTTGAAAACGTTTTTAATTACGGCAAGTGAGCAGCAAGGCTTAGCGATTGAAAATGTTGCATCAAAGAAGCAAATCAATCAATTTTTAACTTGGCAGTTTGATCTTAATGACGCTCGCAATAGTTCGGCTAAGGTTGATCTCATAACTGGTTGGCGTTACGAGTTGTTTGGTCAAACCTTGTTAGATTTTGCCCAGCAAGGTTTCGAATAA
- a CDS encoding YcgN family cysteine cluster protein: protein MIDKNTQENPFWQTKSLAEMTRPEWESLCDGCAKCCLNKFIDDEDTDDDSELLPTDHIKEGEHIFYSNIACHLLNEKSCQCSKYEQRTTLVPDCVRLTQENIDAVFFMPPSCTYRRLQEGRGMPSWHPLLHKGKKSAMHKAGMSVRGKIVKDNEVSIENFEDHIVIWPLNDID from the coding sequence ATGATCGATAAAAACACACAAGAAAACCCATTTTGGCAAACTAAAAGCTTAGCGGAAATGACTCGCCCCGAATGGGAGTCATTATGCGATGGCTGTGCTAAATGTTGCTTAAACAAGTTTATTGATGATGAAGATACTGATGATGATTCGGAGCTGTTGCCGACCGATCATATAAAAGAAGGTGAGCACATTTTTTACTCTAATATTGCTTGTCACTTACTTAATGAAAAATCTTGTCAATGTTCTAAATATGAGCAACGGACAACGTTAGTACCTGATTGTGTTCGTTTAACACAAGAGAATATTGATGCGGTATTTTTCATGCCGCCTAGTTGTACTTACCGTCGCCTGCAAGAAGGGCGTGGCATGCCATCATGGCATCCTCTTCTACATAAAGGTAAAAAGTCTGCTATGCATAAAGCAGGTATGTCGGTAAGAGGGAAAATAGTTAAAGATAATGAAGTCAGTATTGAAAATTTTGAAGATCACATTGTCATTTGGCCATTGAATGATATTGATTAA
- a CDS encoding lytic murein transglycosylase, with product MNLTIKSIILSMLLIIGMMNSSMAAKAELTEEGFAEYVIKLKAEALAKGFSKALIDESFAEVKFHERAVKADRSQPENVETLDTYLPKRVPKWKVDKARALYKEHQVLLNQIGEKYQVQPRFIVALWGLETNFGKFTGGYNVISALATLAYEGRREVFFKKQLMAALTILDEGHITNKNMKGSWAGAMGQNQFMPTSFLSYAVDGDGDGKKDIWQNQADIFSSMANYLQKEGWNDELTWGRQVKLPKNFDYTLAIPKNTGSRKNWLKAWSKTERTLTQWQALGVRRSDGTNLPNVDIKAALVFPDDENGRAYLAYDNYKSLMHWNLSYYFVSSVGHLSDRIKFPPIQ from the coding sequence ATGAATTTGACTATAAAAAGCATCATTCTATCGATGCTTCTAATTATTGGCATGATGAACTCATCAATGGCTGCTAAAGCGGAGCTTACAGAAGAGGGGTTTGCTGAGTATGTTATAAAACTAAAGGCAGAAGCATTAGCGAAAGGGTTTAGCAAAGCATTAATTGATGAAAGTTTTGCAGAAGTAAAGTTTCACGAACGTGCGGTAAAAGCGGATAGAAGCCAACCTGAAAATGTTGAAACACTTGATACTTATCTACCTAAGCGAGTGCCAAAGTGGAAAGTTGATAAAGCCAGGGCTTTGTATAAAGAGCATCAAGTATTGTTAAACCAGATCGGTGAAAAGTATCAGGTTCAACCGCGTTTTATTGTAGCTTTGTGGGGACTTGAAACTAATTTTGGTAAGTTCACTGGTGGATATAATGTTATTTCTGCCCTAGCGACATTGGCTTATGAAGGGCGACGAGAAGTCTTCTTCAAAAAACAATTAATGGCAGCATTAACTATATTAGATGAAGGTCATATTACTAATAAAAATATGAAGGGCTCATGGGCAGGGGCAATGGGACAAAATCAATTTATGCCAACGTCTTTTTTAAGCTACGCAGTTGATGGTGATGGTGATGGTAAGAAGGATATTTGGCAAAACCAAGCCGATATTTTTTCGTCTATGGCAAATTACTTACAAAAAGAAGGCTGGAATGATGAACTGACTTGGGGACGCCAAGTGAAGTTACCAAAAAACTTTGACTATACTTTAGCTATCCCAAAGAATACTGGCAGTCGAAAAAATTGGTTAAAGGCGTGGTCCAAAACTGAAAGAACGCTTACTCAGTGGCAAGCACTAGGCGTAAGGCGTTCTGATGGTACTAATTTACCTAATGTTGATATTAAAGCGGCGTTAGTTTTTCCAGATGATGAAAATGGCCGAGCATACCTTGCTTATGATAATTATAAGAGTTTAATGCACTGGAATTTATCTTATTATTTTGTCAGTTCAGTAGGTCATTTATCCGATCGTATTAAGTTTCCACCTATTCAGTAA